ATTACGATAATCGTTTTTTAGTGCATAGGTCCGGGGATGTTGAACCAGTTTCTTTACCAAGAAATGCTCATGAACGGGATGCACTTGCAGCTGCCATTCAGGGCTATAAAAAATACCAGAAGAAACTGGAACAGATTGAAAGAAGGGCACTAGATCTGGATATACCTCAGTCCATGGTTGATGGTGTGAAAATTATGGTTATAAATGAGGTTCCGATTACCAAGGCCCTAAATGCCATTATTGAAAAAATAAAACATGACAGCATATCAACCACCGCCACTAATGAGAAGGAATCTTATCCTAAAAAGAGAGATTCCAATGGGATATCTTCTATTTCATCGTCAAAAAACGGTTCTGAAATTATTTATGGTTTAAAAAACAAATTAAAATCCCAACAAAAGCAGATCAGAAATTTACAAAATAAAAACAGCATAATGGACAATGATCTCCAGAAATATCAGAATGAGATATCTCAACTGGAACATAAACTGGAACGATTACAGTATGAATACTCCCAGAATATCTTACATCAGAAGGAAATTGCCACTAAAAAAGCAATCATAAGGGGACTTCAAGAGAAATACAATTATGAAAAAGGTTTAAGACAGGAATTAGAGGATCAATTAAAATCTATAAAACGCATAAGGGCTATGGAACTTTCCAGGGAAGCATCACCAGTTAAAATCGTAGAATCATTCTCAAAAGATGCCATAAGGGAAGCAACTGGATCATGGAACATTAAAAGGGGAGATGTAGTTCTATTAAAGAGTTCTGAAGGTGGAGGCTCCCAAACTGCTGCATTACTGGTTGGTTTGGGGGTAAAGGCAGTTCTGACAACTGATAAAATGTCTCATCAGGCTAAAGAGGAATTTGAAAAACACATGGTCCCCTTAATTGAACTGGATAGGGTGGATCTGGAAATGGCTGATGACTTTGCTGTTATCCGTTCCCAGGATTTGGAAAGGGAAATTGCCCAATGGAAACAAAATCAGGAAGAAAGGAAGAAAAAAGAAGAACAAAATAAGCTTTTAAAGATAATGGATGACTATAGGGCTCAAAGAAAAAGATCAACCAATAACTATTAGTCCATTGGCTAAATTATACTCTAAACTGAAGAAATCATTGATTAACTTAAGTTAATCAATTAAGACCATCACTTAAGGTTTATCCCTTATGTTCACTATTTTTCCTTAACTAGTTCCGTCATTAAACTTACCAATGATTTTATCCCCGGATAATTGGTATGATTTAAGATTTTTGGGCCCCCTGATTTTATGGAATCTTTATTAATGAATCCCATCTATATTTAGATATCAAATTATAATACATTGAATTTACCTTTTTAATAATCAGAACAAGGATGGTTGTGGATTTATGAAAATAGCGTTTATAATAGGCACCAGACCCGAAATCATCAAAATGTCCCCTTTAATTGATGAAGTGGATAAAAGGGGAATTGATTACATTTTAATACATACTGGTCAGCATTACGATCATGAAATGTCCCAGCAGTTTTTCCTGGATCTAGAACTCTCCCAACCCCACTACAACATAGGGGTGGGTTCAGATTCCCATGGGAAACAAACCGCGGTTATGATGGAGGGCATTGAAAAAGTTCTCCTTTCTGAAAAACCAGACATTGTCCTGGTGCAGGGTGATACCAATGCGGTTCTAGCCGGGGCCCTGGTTGCAGCTAAACTACACATAGCAGTGGGACACGTGGAGGCCGGACTCCGCTCCTATGATAAGACCATGCCGGAGGAGATAAACCGTATGGTGGCAGATGTGTGCACCAACCTCTTCTTTGTGCCCACCGAGGAAACTGCCATAAATCTGTTATTTGAGGGAATATCTCCTACAAATATTTTCATCACGGGCAATACTGTGGTGGATGCCTGTTACCGGAACCTTAAAATTGCTGGTAAAACCTCCCAGATCATGCCCCAACTGGAACTTGATGGTGACATCTTGTTATTAACTTTACATCGTGCCGAGAATGTTGATGACCGGGAAAGACTGGAAAACATAGTAGAAGCTCTCCTTAAAGTTGAAGGCCTTAACATTGTCTTCCCGGTACATCCCCGTACTATGAAAACCCTCAAAGAATTTGGAATGTTTTCTCAACTTGAAAAAGCCCCGCACATTAAGATGATAAAGCCCATTGGTTATCTTGACTTCCTGATCCTCCAGTCCAATTCCAAGTTAATAATGACTGATTCCGGTGGAATCCAGGAAGAAGCCATAACCCTTGATATACCATGCTTAACCCTTCGGTACAACACCGAACGACCAGAAACAGTCCATGCAGGGGGTAATATCCTGGTGGGTTCCGATACTGAAAAAATAACCGAAACTGTCTCCATGATACTGGGTGATGAGGGACTTTATCAAAGGATGAAGGAAGCACCTAATCCATATGGTGATGGCACTACTTCTAAACAGATTGTCGATGCTATACAGAATGCGCACGACCAGGGAAAGCTGGAAATCAAACCTCCTGAAAGTATAACTGGAAGACAGGTGAAGAAACTTTTGTTGGTGGATGAACCAGTTACTGTGGCCCAATTCGAGGAAAAAAATCCAAAATGTATTGTAAATATCGTATTTAATGGTGATAATACTGAATATCCAAGATCGGATCTTCTCCTAAATGGTAAAACCATAATGGTTACCCAATTAAGTGATCCTGATTTATAATCATCCTTTTCTCTCTTTTTTCCAATTTATGGAAAACGAAAATATAATTAAACTAAAAAAGTAAAGAGATTAAAAAAAAGATTTAAATGATTTTTAATTTAAAGACTTTCAATGCCTGAAGTTTTTTTCAAATCCTTTCCAATAAATTTTAAATAATTGTCCAAGTGTTTAATGTGTACCCAGTCTAAAATAGATTACCAAACGT
This DNA window, taken from Methanobacterium subterraneum, encodes the following:
- a CDS encoding DUF460 domain-containing protein; protein product: MTVGVAILDLSGEILSVNSCKEVSRAEITKHIISFGKTVLVATDVHQPPKMVKKMAAALNSKIYAPYRDLAVSAKTGMVDDYIHYDNRFLVHRSGDVEPVSLPRNAHERDALAAAIQGYKKYQKKLEQIERRALDLDIPQSMVDGVKIMVINEVPITKALNAIIEKIKHDSISTTATNEKESYPKKRDSNGISSISSSKNGSEIIYGLKNKLKSQQKQIRNLQNKNSIMDNDLQKYQNEISQLEHKLERLQYEYSQNILHQKEIATKKAIIRGLQEKYNYEKGLRQELEDQLKSIKRIRAMELSREASPVKIVESFSKDAIREATGSWNIKRGDVVLLKSSEGGGSQTAALLVGLGVKAVLTTDKMSHQAKEEFEKHMVPLIELDRVDLEMADDFAVIRSQDLEREIAQWKQNQEERKKKEEQNKLLKIMDDYRAQRKRSTNNY
- the wecB gene encoding non-hydrolyzing UDP-N-acetylglucosamine 2-epimerase, encoding MKIAFIIGTRPEIIKMSPLIDEVDKRGIDYILIHTGQHYDHEMSQQFFLDLELSQPHYNIGVGSDSHGKQTAVMMEGIEKVLLSEKPDIVLVQGDTNAVLAGALVAAKLHIAVGHVEAGLRSYDKTMPEEINRMVADVCTNLFFVPTEETAINLLFEGISPTNIFITGNTVVDACYRNLKIAGKTSQIMPQLELDGDILLLTLHRAENVDDRERLENIVEALLKVEGLNIVFPVHPRTMKTLKEFGMFSQLEKAPHIKMIKPIGYLDFLILQSNSKLIMTDSGGIQEEAITLDIPCLTLRYNTERPETVHAGGNILVGSDTEKITETVSMILGDEGLYQRMKEAPNPYGDGTTSKQIVDAIQNAHDQGKLEIKPPESITGRQVKKLLLVDEPVTVAQFEEKNPKCIVNIVFNGDNTEYPRSDLLLNGKTIMVTQLSDPDL